Within Serratia odorifera, the genomic segment ATCAGGCAACCGAGCGCACCGGATCAGGCCTGGTCGGTCAGTGAAATCGACCGTCGATGGCCGACCCAGGTAGATGCCGTGGCGGTAGACGGCGCTACCATGCAGATCACTGATAAGGTGAGTTTTGAGCGCTATCCCCTGGCCGCCAAACTTACCCGCTGGGGTATCGATCTGCATATGGGGGTATTGTTTGGCTGGGTGAATGAACTGGTGCTGGTGGCATTCGCCGCCGGATTGGTGGCGATGGTGGTAATGGGGTATGTCATGTGGTGGCGCGGGCGGCCAACGCGGATTACCGCTAAACCGCCGCGTTCGCCGTTGCTGGTATTGCGACGTACGCCGAAGGGATGGTTGAGCGTTATTGTGGTGTGCACGCTATTGCTGGCGTTTGCCTTGCCGGTGATGGGCATCAGTCTGCTGCTGTTTCTGTTGTGCGATCTGCTGCGTTATCTTTGGCAAAAACAGCACTGAGCGTTAAAGTGAAATTTGTCGAAAAGCCTTTTGCCATCTAGACTTAGAAGACAATAAATGCACGTTAAGAGGACAAGCTATGACGAAGAAGCTGGTTTTAGCCGTTAGCACAGCCGCGGTATTTTCCATTCTTGCTGGCTGTACCGCTTACGACAGGGCCGCCAGTTACGTTAAGGAACCTGTGGTAAGCGATGTGAAAGTAGGGATGACTAAGCAACAGGTACGCGCTATCGCCGGACCGCCGTCCACCTCTGCGACCCTGATCCATGCACAGGGCACCTGTGATACCTATGCGGTCGCGCCACGCGATGGCAAGGCGCAAACCTATTTCGTCAGCTATAACGATACCGGTCACGTGATGAACAAGGGCTATCAGAGCTGTTCGGAATACGACTCACAGCCTAAATAACTGGCTGCGAAACAATCAAAAGAGCCCCGTTTTTGCGGGGTTCTTCATTTTTAAGCCGCCAAAAGGCTGAAGATTAATCACTTGTGCGGCAAGCTGCATTTTTTTATCAAAAAACGATAGACATTTCAGAACGGTATCGCTAATATCTGCGCCCATTGGAAGGATGGCTGAGTGGTTTAAGGCAGCGGTCTTGAAAACCGTCGAGTGTAACAGCTCCCAGAGTTCGAATCTCTGTCCTTCCGCCAAATTCAAACCCCAGGCTCACTAGCCTGGGGTTTTTGCTTTTTGGAGCGGGTTTAACGCCGCGCCGCTTGTCGGAACGCTAGCGCCGGGCAGGCGTGTTACGCAGTTGCAGGGCGCAGCACCGCATTAGCGGGATTTTTAGCCGATTGAATCAATAATCTGTTGATTAGCCTTGATTGTTCTCGTTTGGCTGTATTATATTGCGCTCCACGGAAACAGACCGACTTTCCAACAGATTCGCCGGCTTAGCTCAGTAGGTAGAGCAACTGACTTGTAATCAGTAGGTCACCAGTTCGACTCCGGTAGCCGGCACCATAAAAGAAACCCCAGCATTTATGCTGGGGTTTTTTCTTGCGTCAGGCAAACGTCTCATGCTGGGCGGCGGCAATACCGCTCAGGGCAACCTCTGGCGAGTCATAGTGTAATTGCAATGCCGTTTGATAAATGTCGCGATCGCCGAGAGAAAACACCATATCCCGATCGTCAAACGACTGATTGGCGTTGTTGTCCACGATCACATACAGCGCGTTCCCCAGTTTCAACGCACCCACTTCAGCCAGTTGTCCATCGCTGGCACCTGCGGTCGCCGCGCTCAATACCGAAGAGAACAG encodes:
- the osmE gene encoding osmotically-inducible lipoprotein OsmE, whose product is MTKKLVLAVSTAAVFSILAGCTAYDRAASYVKEPVVSDVKVGMTKQQVRAIAGPPSTSATLIHAQGTCDTYAVAPRDGKAQTYFVSYNDTGHVMNKGYQSCSEYDSQPK